The genomic region ATGTCCTTCTTATTCCTATGCCGACCTGAACCGGGACTGCCGCGTGACTATGAGCGATTTGGCTGTTTTGGCCGGACAGTGGCTCGAGTGCAGATATGAACCGGGCGATTTTTGTCCGTAATCCGTTATTCTTCGAGGAGGTATCCGAATTTTTCGCGGGCCTCTTTTTTGATGGATTCCATAATCAGCGGAAAGTGCCTGAGCGGTTCGAGCTCTCCCTGAATTCCGGCTCGCCGTTTCAGGGCTCCCGTTTCCAGATAAGGGGACTGGAGGGTGTACACCGCACGAAGGCCGTGCGCTTCCAGCCCGTCCAGATTCGGCCAGGGCAGTGAGACAGGCGGCTGGTCGGTCAAACCCGGAAACCGACAGGGTGTAATCTGACCGGTTTCAAATCCGACATTCATCTGACGGCGGAGGAGTTTATCCGCCGTGAACCACTTGCCCCGCATCCGCTCCAAAAACGCAAGTGCCTGCGAACGGGAAACAACCTGAAGTTCCTGAAGCGTTTGCCGGATTAATTCCGTCATAGCCCGGTTATAATCAGGCACCGTCATCGCCCCGCTCTGGATAGCCCTGACGGCCAGATGAGCCCCCAGAGCGTTTGAATACAAATCCTCCCAGGAAAAAGCAGACTCGTGTTCGGGCTCAATCAGGGCAAAACGCAGCCCCTGCCAGGTGAGCATCTCGTGCCAAACAGAGGAATGATAGGCCACTGCCGGCGCGATAATCACAGCGGCCTCGTGAGCAATCTTCTCCCGCTCAACGCGCGGACGGTTCATCCAGTCTGACGGGTATGTCAGTTGAACCGTATTGGTTGTCAATTCAAAAGCCGGACCGACCTGGAACCGACTTCGTCCGTTAACGACGGCGGCGTAGGCCTTCAGATAGGCATGCCGGGTCAGGTCCGCCGTTCCGCGGAGATGGTCAGGATCGATGGTGCCCCCCCGAAGCGTGTACAAAATCCCATACCCCTCGCGGCCGCCGTATCCGTAGGAATGAGTCCCCAGATTATTGGGGTCGCCGTAATACTGTTTCGGCGTAAATCCCCAGCGCGGGCGAGGTCCGCCGTCCAATCCGCAGCCGCCCAAAACCAAAACAGCAGCAAGTCCCATCGCAGCCGAAAGTCTTTTCCACCAGCAAATCATGGATTGGCCCCCTGCTCACTTCGGCCTGCGGAAGGCTTCGCAGCTGCCGGATTCCTGGGCTTCACGCCGATGTAGCCCGCCTCATAACAAAACTGAAGGATTTGTCTTCCCACCGGAGCGGCATATCCGGAACCGGAAAGTCCGCCGGGCACCGCCACCACAATCACAACGCTGCGGTCCGCTGAATCCTCCGCAAAACATTCGAACCAGGCCATATCCGGGTTTTCCGTTGAGCCGGTCTTGCCGTAAATCTTCAGTTCTCTGCGGAGCGGAAAATCCAGAAAGGTGCT from Anaerohalosphaeraceae bacterium harbors:
- a CDS encoding DUF4056 domain-containing protein, with product MICWWKRLSAAMGLAAVLVLGGCGLDGGPRPRWGFTPKQYYGDPNNLGTHSYGYGGREGYGILYTLRGGTIDPDHLRGTADLTRHAYLKAYAAVVNGRSRFQVGPAFELTTNTVQLTYPSDWMNRPRVEREKIAHEAAVIIAPAVAYHSSVWHEMLTWQGLRFALIEPEHESAFSWEDLYSNALGAHLAVRAIQSGAMTVPDYNRAMTELIRQTLQELQVVSRSQALAFLERMRGKWFTADKLLRRQMNVGFETGQITPCRFPGLTDQPPVSLPWPNLDGLEAHGLRAVYTLQSPYLETGALKRRAGIQGELEPLRHFPLIMESIKKEAREKFGYLLEE